A single region of the Amphiprion ocellaris isolate individual 3 ecotype Okinawa chromosome 4, ASM2253959v1, whole genome shotgun sequence genome encodes:
- the LOC129348750 gene encoding uncharacterized protein LOC129348750 produces SPPCPPSPPCPPCPPSPPCPPSPPSPPCPPSPPSPPCPPCPPSPPCPPSPPSPPCPPSPPSPPCPPSPPSPPSPPCPPSPPSPPCPPSPPSPPCPPCPPSPPCPPSPPSPPCPPSPPCPPSPPSPPCPPSPPCPPSPPSPPCPPCPPSPPSPPSPPCPPSPPSPPCPPSPPSPPCPPCPPCPPCPPSPPCPPCPPCPPCPPSPPCPPSPPSPPSPPCPPSPPSPPCPPSPPSPPCPPCPPSPPCPPSPPCPPSPPSPPCPPSPPSPPCPPSPPSPPSPPCPPSPPSPPCPPCPPCPPCPPCPPSPPCPPSPPSPPCPPSPPSPPSPPCPPSPPSPPSPPC; encoded by the coding sequence tctcctccctgtcctccctctcctccctgtcctccctgtcctccctctcctccctgtcctccctctcctccctctcctccctgtcctccctctcctccctctcctccctgtcctccctgtcctccctctcctccctgtcctccctctcctccctctcctccctgtcctccctctcctccctctcctccctgtcctccctctcctccctctcctccctctcctccctgtcctccctctcctccctctcctccctgtcctccctctcctccctctcctccctgtcctccctgtcctccctctcctccctgtcctccctctcctccctctcctccctgtcctccctctcctccctgtcctccctctcctccctctcctccctgtcctccctctcctccctgtcctccctctcctccctctcctccctgtcctccctgtcctccctctcctccctctcctccctctcctccctgtcctccctctcctccctctcctccctgtcctccctctcctccctctcctccctgtcctccctgtcctccctgtcctccctgtcctccctctcctccctgtcctccctgtcctccctgtcctccctgtcctccctctcctccctgtcctccctctcctccctctcctccctctcctccctgtcctccctctcctccctctcctccctgtcctccctctcctccctctcctccctgtcctccctgtcctccctctcctccctgtcctccctctcctccctgtcctccctctcctccctctcctccctgtcctccctctcctccctctcctccctgtcctccctctcctccctctcctccctctcctccctgtcctccctctcctccctctcctccctgtcctccctgtcctccctgtcctccctgtcctccctgtcctccctctcctccctgtcctccctctcctccctctcctccctgtcctccctctcctccctctcctccctctcctccctgtcctccctctcctccctctcctccctctcctccctgt